In a single window of the Pandoraea pulmonicola genome:
- a CDS encoding DUF2169 family type VI secretion system accessory protein → MRIAKPTDALVLLSTMALNGRPHVCVTLGYLIGADGRAMNEQGAWQFLRRQFGQSVFDEGLKKTRGTFAVAGNAYAPVGTRTATLDVTARLGHLRKTLRVYGERRWTRKTQGWRHTEPLPFDMMPVDLQHAYGGQGWPANPIGQGHCADSQEIEGVLLPNVEWPAAPVLTPQDTRAPATFLPIPAGAPERQRLVGTTDEHWLRTRFPGFPDDADAAWFDALAADQCIATYWRGDETFEVSGMHAEKDAVAGQLPGLRPRLLWHLKPDADQVCEAPLQLDTVWLFPNDEHVLVLYRALIETGESVDADVAEMFVHTESLAAPAETTAMLMKRWRPDEAEVERTAGRTVQDSNAAAQADAVWAEISATHDALVKEIKAKGGPAILPSVVPPLARPAPGPDDTTPLNEGAIKGAVKRLASGVEDEIRQTLKAAGVDVDGLFRSAERHSATGGMPSRTFDAAVLPATFTQKYAAELADAKGLEQRIAAKVASAHAATSPGLDPLVAPHRVLGAEALRAAHTRGETVTRVRLEDADLSDMDLSDADLSGSEFVRCKLSGAKLVGARLDGARLVECELDGIDARRASARGLLASHCTGDRAGLASADLSDARFVRCGFVAADLSGARLQAAAFVKSSLVGADLTDARGHRARFTESDLAGMDASRADLSAAILEDSPMSGARFTEADLRGASLWGVQGEALDFRHASMAGVRVGRASRLERSCFDEADLVRAGIEGAVLCGSTLRGARLDAALLAGCDLSGTDAHHCVARGADFSGSKMVSAQWTGANLMQASLRRCVVLDANFSHANLYEVDARTARVERIAVPGALLTRCAWQELQA, encoded by the coding sequence ATGAGAATCGCGAAACCGACCGACGCCCTGGTATTGCTGAGCACGATGGCGCTCAACGGACGCCCGCATGTGTGCGTCACGCTGGGGTACCTGATCGGCGCCGACGGAAGGGCGATGAACGAGCAGGGGGCGTGGCAGTTTCTTCGGAGGCAGTTTGGCCAGAGCGTCTTCGATGAGGGCCTGAAGAAAACGCGTGGCACCTTCGCCGTGGCCGGGAACGCCTACGCTCCCGTCGGCACTCGAACCGCGACGCTTGACGTCACAGCACGCCTGGGTCACCTCCGCAAGACGCTGAGGGTCTATGGCGAGCGCCGCTGGACACGGAAGACACAGGGCTGGCGCCATACCGAGCCGCTGCCGTTCGACATGATGCCCGTCGATCTGCAGCACGCCTACGGTGGTCAGGGTTGGCCGGCCAACCCGATCGGGCAAGGGCATTGTGCCGATTCCCAGGAAATCGAGGGGGTATTGCTTCCCAATGTGGAATGGCCTGCCGCACCAGTGCTCACCCCGCAGGACACCCGCGCGCCAGCAACCTTCCTGCCCATCCCGGCGGGCGCACCGGAACGTCAGCGACTCGTTGGCACCACGGACGAGCACTGGCTACGCACACGATTTCCCGGATTTCCGGACGATGCCGATGCGGCGTGGTTCGATGCGCTCGCCGCGGATCAATGCATCGCCACGTACTGGCGCGGCGATGAAACCTTCGAAGTAAGCGGTATGCATGCGGAGAAGGACGCCGTCGCGGGGCAACTGCCGGGCCTGCGTCCGCGCCTTCTGTGGCACCTGAAACCGGACGCGGACCAAGTCTGCGAAGCACCCCTGCAACTCGATACCGTATGGCTGTTCCCCAACGACGAGCACGTGCTGGTGCTTTACAGGGCGTTGATCGAGACAGGTGAGAGCGTCGATGCGGATGTCGCCGAGATGTTTGTGCATACCGAGTCTCTGGCAGCTCCCGCCGAGACGACGGCCATGCTGATGAAGCGCTGGCGACCCGATGAGGCCGAGGTGGAGCGAACCGCAGGGAGGACCGTGCAGGACTCGAATGCCGCGGCGCAGGCCGACGCGGTATGGGCCGAGATCAGCGCGACGCACGACGCGCTCGTCAAGGAGATCAAGGCAAAGGGAGGGCCGGCAATACTGCCGTCAGTGGTTCCGCCTCTCGCGCGCCCTGCACCGGGGCCGGACGATACCACCCCGTTGAACGAAGGGGCCATCAAAGGTGCAGTGAAGCGTCTCGCCAGTGGCGTCGAGGATGAAATCCGGCAAACGCTCAAAGCCGCCGGCGTGGATGTGGACGGATTGTTCAGGAGCGCCGAGCGGCACTCGGCCACGGGCGGGATGCCCTCGCGCACATTTGATGCCGCCGTCCTGCCCGCGACCTTCACGCAGAAGTACGCTGCCGAATTGGCCGACGCCAAAGGCCTGGAACAGCGGATTGCGGCCAAAGTGGCGAGTGCGCATGCCGCCACCTCACCCGGCCTCGATCCGCTCGTTGCGCCGCACCGCGTCCTTGGCGCCGAGGCCCTGCGTGCGGCCCACACCCGAGGCGAGACGGTTACCCGCGTGCGCCTGGAAGACGCGGATCTATCGGACATGGACCTGTCCGATGCTGACTTATCGGGCAGCGAATTCGTGCGTTGCAAACTCTCGGGGGCCAAATTGGTCGGCGCCAGGCTTGACGGTGCACGCCTGGTCGAATGCGAACTGGACGGCATCGATGCCCGGCGTGCCAGCGCGCGCGGTCTGCTCGCCAGCCATTGCACCGGCGACCGTGCAGGTTTGGCGAGCGCCGACCTGTCAGACGCGCGCTTCGTGCGGTGCGGGTTTGTCGCGGCGGATCTGAGCGGTGCACGGCTCCAGGCCGCCGCTTTCGTCAAATCGTCGCTGGTCGGCGCTGATCTGACGGATGCGCGGGGTCACCGCGCCAGGTTCACCGAGAGCGACCTCGCCGGAATGGATGCGAGCCGGGCGGACTTGAGTGCCGCGATATTGGAGGACAGCCCCATGTCCGGTGCTCGCTTTACCGAAGCGGACCTGCGCGGCGCTTCGTTATGGGGCGTGCAAGGCGAGGCACTGGATTTCCGTCATGCGTCGATGGCCGGCGTGCGCGTTGGTCGTGCCAGCCGCTTGGAGAGGAGCTGCTTCGACGAAGCGGATCTCGTTCGTGCCGGAATCGAGGGCGCCGTGCTGTGCGGCAGCACGCTGCGTGGCGCGCGCCTGGACGCGGCGTTGCTGGCGGGTTGCGACCTGTCCGGTACCGACGCGCACCACTGCGTGGCAAGGGGGGCGGATTTCAGCGGCTCGAAGATGGTGAGCGCGCAATGGACCGGTGCCAACCTGATGCAGGCGTCACTGCGCCGCTGCGTCGTGCTCGACGCCAACTTCAGTCACGCCAATCTCTACGAGGTCGATGCGCGCACCGCCCGTGTCGAGCGCATCGCGGTGCCGGGCGCGCTTCTGACCCGCTGCGCATGGCAGGAGTTGCAAGCATGA
- a CDS encoding type VI secretion system Vgr family protein: MAEANPTTSLFTFECKNFAPDTFFVLRWSGEEKISHPYRLELTLLARDNTCDLTALLGAQGRFRIKLENGMTRHFHGTVREACQLDNDAEWACYRVVLMPRLAGLADYRFSDVYLDQTLPEIVRKVMRLGELGIEGGPGDKRYDFRIGMSGPDIAATKANFVCQFDENCLDFLTRQLARQGIYYYFEQLEDCEAVVFCGDRSYQAGDAIALSYRPASTRRGRPVDAAVERFSAEVRPVPGKVVLLDFAGSHAGLDLRIEAQVEGGKSGEHDLYGEHFDTEEVGRRLGRLRAQASGCRAREYRGLSHVPMLSAGTKVRLADHPRADFNSDYQLIGLRHEGGQLVPGRRRERAVRGPDGTDTVLEDYRNEFVALPDEVQFRPEPEIRNPIMPQTVSAIIDAEGDEPYAQLNEHGCYKVRFPFQRTDKATMRSSAWLRLMSPYAGAHHGMHLPLLKGTEVIVAFLNGDPDRPYIAGAVANSENPNVVLEQNAKQNVLRTAGGNQFVLDDKRGDQCIHLATPVANTSVKLGQAEQPGLEMTSDAHIEMGSASSMRVVHGAYSEKIVGTPAFPASPSSPNPAQGNSPGSQSSGDQFFKATAEAGVIVRNHAVATTDVYEGITTTLNMGMTTTTTLGQQNSLVAGGKIDVALQSVLEMKQSVTKKVFQDKQETAAKTKQVSADKEEVGVKDKKKYVDSSLEAVTYKVDAQTLKLSGQKVDVSAPSVSIDGQTIHLG, translated from the coding sequence ATGGCCGAGGCAAACCCGACCACCAGCTTGTTCACGTTCGAGTGCAAGAACTTCGCCCCAGACACCTTCTTCGTTTTGCGCTGGAGCGGCGAGGAGAAGATTTCGCATCCCTATCGTCTCGAGCTGACTTTGCTGGCACGCGACAACACATGTGATCTGACGGCACTGCTAGGCGCGCAAGGGCGTTTTCGCATCAAGCTGGAAAACGGCATGACGCGCCATTTTCACGGTACGGTGCGCGAAGCTTGCCAGCTCGACAACGACGCCGAATGGGCCTGCTACCGAGTCGTGTTGATGCCCAGGCTGGCGGGGCTGGCCGACTATCGTTTTTCGGATGTGTACCTCGACCAGACGCTACCGGAAATTGTGCGCAAGGTCATGCGCCTGGGAGAGCTGGGCATCGAAGGAGGGCCGGGGGACAAACGCTACGACTTTCGCATTGGCATGTCGGGACCGGACATCGCCGCCACGAAGGCCAATTTCGTCTGCCAGTTCGACGAGAATTGCCTCGATTTCCTGACGCGCCAACTGGCGCGACAAGGGATCTACTACTACTTCGAGCAACTCGAGGATTGCGAAGCGGTGGTGTTCTGCGGTGATCGGTCATATCAGGCAGGTGACGCGATTGCGCTGTCCTACCGGCCCGCATCCACGCGCCGGGGAAGGCCCGTGGACGCGGCCGTGGAGCGCTTTTCGGCGGAGGTCCGACCGGTGCCCGGCAAGGTTGTGCTGCTTGATTTCGCCGGCTCCCACGCGGGCCTGGACCTGCGCATCGAGGCGCAGGTGGAGGGTGGGAAATCCGGTGAGCACGACCTATACGGCGAACATTTCGACACTGAAGAAGTCGGCCGCCGCCTGGGACGGTTGCGTGCGCAGGCATCTGGATGCCGGGCGCGGGAGTATCGCGGACTGAGTCACGTACCGATGCTCTCGGCGGGAACGAAAGTGCGTCTTGCCGACCATCCTCGCGCGGATTTCAATTCCGACTATCAATTGATCGGGCTGCGCCACGAGGGTGGACAACTGGTCCCCGGGCGCCGACGCGAGCGGGCGGTGCGGGGTCCGGACGGGACCGACACGGTGCTGGAGGACTATCGCAACGAGTTCGTCGCCTTGCCGGACGAAGTGCAATTCCGCCCCGAACCGGAAATCCGCAACCCCATCATGCCCCAGACCGTCAGCGCGATCATCGACGCCGAGGGCGACGAACCTTACGCGCAGTTGAACGAGCACGGGTGCTACAAGGTGCGGTTCCCCTTTCAGCGCACCGACAAGGCAACCATGCGCTCGTCGGCCTGGCTGCGGTTGATGTCGCCCTACGCGGGGGCGCATCACGGCATGCACTTGCCGCTGCTCAAGGGCACCGAGGTCATCGTGGCATTCCTGAACGGCGATCCCGACCGGCCATACATCGCCGGCGCAGTCGCCAATTCGGAAAACCCCAATGTCGTGCTGGAGCAGAACGCCAAGCAAAACGTGCTGCGCACGGCGGGCGGAAATCAGTTCGTGCTGGATGACAAGCGCGGCGATCAATGCATCCATTTGGCAACGCCGGTCGCCAACACCAGCGTCAAGCTGGGGCAAGCGGAGCAGCCCGGCCTGGAAATGACCTCGGATGCGCATATCGAGATGGGTTCAGCTTCGTCGATGCGCGTCGTGCACGGCGCCTATTCGGAAAAAATAGTCGGCACGCCAGCCTTTCCCGCGTCCCCCTCTTCGCCGAATCCCGCTCAGGGCAATTCCCCAGGTTCGCAAAGCTCGGGCGACCAGTTCTTCAAGGCGACCGCGGAGGCAGGCGTCATCGTGAGGAACCACGCAGTTGCCACGACGGACGTCTACGAGGGAATAACCACCACGTTGAACATGGGAATGACAACGACGACGACGTTGGGTCAGCAGAACAGTCTGGTCGCCGGAGGCAAGATTGACGTTGCGCTGCAAAGCGTTCTCGAGATGAAGCAATCCGTCACGAAGAAGGTCTTTCAGGACAAGCAGGAAACCGCCGCGAAAACGAAACAAGTCTCGGCCGACAAGGAGGAAGTGGGCGTAAAGGACAAGAAAAAGTATGTTGATTCGTCCCTCGAGGCCGTGACCTATAAAGTCGACGCACAAACGCTGAAGCTCTCGGGCCAGAAGGTCGACGTCAGCGCGCCGTCCGTGTCGATCGACGGCCAGACAATCCATCTGGGATGA
- the tssH gene encoding type VI secretion system ATPase TssH yields the protein MLQVELKPLFARLNPYTRRALEDAAGLCLTRGHYEIAIEHFLLKLLDDPRSDVPLMLAHFGIDTARLAAALEAQLAKLKNGSATRPVFSPRLADWLQDAWLAASITLGQTHIRGGALLIALRSHARDYIAGSAYDGLLRAIHADAASADFAALTERSNEELPDAEPNEHVAPLVGGTTGGAPDDSPVARFCQDFTASARAGKIDPVFGRDAEIRQIIDILARRRKNNPICVGDPGVGKTAVVEALALRIAQGDVPAFLADVRVLALDLGLLEAGASIKGEFENRLRGVIDELKTSATPSILFIDEAHMLIGAGGPAGGSDAANLLKPALARGELRTIAATTWAEYKKYFEKDPALARRFQLVRLDEPDVPVTMQILRGLKDSYEAEHGVAIRDDALVAAAELSSRYITGRHLPDKAVDLIDMAAARVKIGLDVKPYAIESTERALAGIRRERTALERDAKYGQDTHTARLAEIQVCEAQKTEELNRLHARWALERAVAQPVFDLRARVAEATATACEPDLLTELAAAQSALERCQGDAPLLFTEVTPEVVARVVSDWTGIPLGRLKRDGAAAMLGLADTLKDRIRGQDAGLDVIADMLKSATSGLKDPTHPLGVFLLVGPSGTGKTETAIALAEQLFGGEQALITINMSEFQERHTVSRLVGSPPGYVGYGEGGVLTEAVRRRPYSVVLLDEVEKAHLDVVNLFYQVFDKGALADGEGREVKFSDTVVILTSNLGSEEIVAALTQADAGQPTAEAIAERIRPILERHFKPALLARMTVVPYGVLTHDAMLGVVRLKLARLTSQLLASHGVPLQIDDDVIEAIAERCTRAETGARNVDFLLRKHILPRMSDLLLEATSAGRDVSKLRIGIDDQGRWSISADESGPAVIQPEASPARGAIQGGGA from the coding sequence ATGTTGCAAGTTGAACTCAAGCCGCTCTTCGCGCGACTCAATCCCTATACCCGCCGGGCACTGGAGGACGCCGCAGGTCTATGCCTGACACGTGGTCATTACGAGATTGCCATCGAGCACTTTCTGCTCAAGCTGCTGGATGACCCGCGCAGCGACGTCCCGTTGATGCTTGCGCATTTCGGGATCGACACCGCGCGCCTTGCCGCTGCGCTCGAGGCGCAACTCGCCAAATTGAAGAATGGTAGCGCAACGCGGCCCGTGTTTTCGCCACGGCTCGCCGATTGGCTGCAAGACGCTTGGCTCGCGGCTTCGATCACGCTGGGCCAGACTCACATCCGCGGCGGTGCGCTATTGATCGCGCTGCGCTCGCACGCCCGCGATTACATCGCCGGCTCGGCTTACGACGGCCTGTTGCGCGCGATACATGCCGACGCAGCAAGCGCTGATTTTGCCGCCCTTACCGAGCGATCCAACGAAGAACTCCCTGATGCGGAGCCAAACGAGCATGTCGCACCGCTCGTCGGTGGGACCACGGGCGGTGCCCCGGACGACTCGCCCGTCGCGCGCTTTTGCCAGGACTTCACTGCCAGCGCCCGCGCGGGAAAAATCGATCCTGTCTTCGGACGCGACGCTGAAATCCGGCAGATTATCGACATCCTGGCGCGCCGACGTAAGAACAATCCGATCTGCGTGGGCGATCCCGGCGTCGGCAAAACCGCCGTGGTCGAGGCGCTGGCCTTGCGTATAGCGCAAGGCGACGTCCCCGCGTTTCTTGCCGACGTGCGCGTGCTGGCGCTCGATCTCGGCCTACTGGAAGCGGGAGCGAGCATCAAGGGTGAGTTCGAGAACCGGCTGCGCGGTGTGATCGACGAGCTCAAGACGTCGGCCACGCCGAGCATTCTATTCATCGATGAGGCCCACATGCTGATCGGCGCGGGCGGCCCGGCAGGTGGCAGCGATGCAGCCAACCTGCTCAAGCCGGCCCTCGCGCGCGGCGAACTGCGGACGATCGCCGCGACCACCTGGGCCGAATACAAGAAGTACTTCGAGAAGGACCCGGCCCTTGCCCGGCGCTTCCAACTCGTCAGGCTAGATGAACCGGATGTCCCGGTGACCATGCAAATCCTGAGAGGCCTGAAAGACAGCTACGAAGCCGAGCACGGCGTAGCGATACGCGACGACGCTCTGGTGGCCGCAGCCGAACTGTCGAGCCGCTACATCACGGGCCGGCACTTGCCGGACAAGGCGGTGGATCTGATCGATATGGCTGCGGCCCGCGTCAAGATCGGGCTGGACGTCAAGCCTTATGCCATCGAATCGACCGAGCGGGCGCTGGCAGGCATAAGACGCGAGCGCACCGCGCTGGAGCGCGACGCAAAGTACGGTCAAGACACACATACCGCACGCCTCGCCGAAATCCAGGTGTGCGAGGCGCAAAAGACCGAGGAATTGAACCGGCTGCATGCGCGCTGGGCGCTCGAGAGAGCCGTAGCGCAGCCGGTGTTCGATCTGCGGGCACGCGTCGCCGAGGCGACTGCCACGGCTTGCGAACCGGACTTGCTGACCGAGTTGGCGGCGGCGCAATCCGCGCTCGAGCGATGCCAGGGAGATGCCCCGCTGCTGTTTACCGAGGTGACGCCGGAGGTCGTGGCACGCGTAGTGTCGGACTGGACCGGCATCCCCCTGGGCAGACTGAAGCGTGACGGCGCCGCTGCCATGCTGGGGCTCGCGGACACGCTCAAGGACCGTATTCGAGGGCAGGACGCGGGGCTGGATGTCATCGCCGACATGCTCAAATCGGCGACCTCGGGCCTGAAAGACCCCACGCATCCGCTAGGGGTTTTTCTGCTGGTGGGCCCCAGCGGCACGGGTAAGACCGAGACGGCTATCGCCCTGGCCGAGCAACTGTTCGGGGGCGAACAGGCCCTGATCACCATCAACATGAGCGAATTCCAGGAGCGCCACACGGTGAGCCGCCTGGTCGGCTCGCCGCCGGGCTACGTCGGCTATGGCGAGGGCGGCGTGCTGACCGAAGCGGTACGGCGTCGCCCCTACTCGGTAGTGCTGTTGGACGAGGTGGAGAAGGCACATCTGGATGTCGTCAACCTGTTCTATCAGGTGTTCGACAAAGGCGCGCTCGCCGACGGCGAGGGACGCGAGGTCAAGTTCAGCGATACCGTGGTGATTCTGACCAGTAATCTCGGCAGCGAAGAAATCGTCGCCGCACTGACCCAGGCCGACGCAGGACAGCCGACGGCCGAGGCCATCGCAGAACGAATCCGGCCGATCCTCGAGCGGCATTTCAAGCCGGCCCTGCTGGCGCGCATGACGGTCGTTCCGTACGGGGTGCTGACGCACGACGCGATGCTCGGCGTTGTGCGCCTCAAGCTCGCCAGACTGACCTCGCAGTTGCTGGCATCGCACGGCGTCCCCCTGCAGATTGACGACGACGTCATCGAAGCAATCGCCGAGCGTTGCACCCGAGCGGAAACGGGCGCGCGCAACGTCGATTTTCTCCTGCGAAAACACATATTGCCGCGGATGTCCGACCTCCTGCTCGAGGCCACATCCGCCGGCCGCGACGTATCGAAGTTACGGATCGGCATTGACGATCAGGGCAGATGGTCCATCAGCGCGGACGAAAGCGGGCCGGCCGTGATACAGCCCGAGGCATCTCCCGCGCGCGGCGCCATTCAAGGAGGAGGGGCATAA
- the tssG gene encoding type VI secretion system baseplate subunit TssG, giving the protein MATEDRPATPALSGAPASAQEALRSFIMGEGSHRAPLTFFQALRLMRAAYADDDAFRASVRVQPNLSLAFPSEDVEHIAHDPSDDIWRVVANFFGLYGVSSPLPTFYTEDLIDERRNGRTTTRDFLDVLHAAIYPMLFSAWEKYRIWIACAERDGTRDGDYLYALIGQMRDETAAPANPRLLHFAGLFSQFPRSALGLETLVRGLLRETPVSVTPCVTRRVPVPLENRCALGQPSACIGETLIGQEATHCNGTTEIRIGPVRARSFEKLLPGGEDYAMLGRDISLYLHDPIHCELAVLLDPAECEPATLGGRRWGRLGLDTWLSGQMQDEGEFIARFALPLGESEPCTALGDIHVAS; this is encoded by the coding sequence ATGGCCACCGAAGATCGGCCGGCAACGCCTGCTCTAAGCGGCGCACCGGCATCGGCACAGGAAGCACTGCGCTCGTTCATCATGGGCGAGGGCTCGCATCGAGCGCCCTTGACCTTCTTCCAGGCCCTGCGCCTGATGCGTGCGGCATATGCGGACGACGACGCCTTCCGCGCGAGCGTGCGTGTGCAGCCCAACCTCAGCCTCGCCTTCCCGAGCGAAGACGTCGAGCATATCGCACACGACCCTTCCGATGACATCTGGCGCGTCGTCGCGAACTTCTTCGGTCTGTACGGCGTGTCCTCGCCGCTGCCCACGTTCTACACGGAAGACCTCATCGATGAAAGGCGCAACGGGCGCACGACCACGCGCGACTTTCTCGACGTGTTGCACGCGGCGATCTATCCGATGTTGTTTTCCGCATGGGAAAAGTACCGGATATGGATCGCCTGTGCCGAGCGGGACGGAACTCGCGACGGCGACTACCTATACGCGCTCATCGGTCAGATGCGTGACGAGACGGCGGCGCCGGCCAATCCGAGGCTGCTGCATTTTGCAGGCCTGTTCAGCCAGTTTCCGCGCTCCGCGCTGGGCCTGGAAACCCTGGTCCGGGGACTGTTGCGCGAAACGCCCGTGAGCGTCACGCCGTGCGTGACCCGGCGCGTACCCGTGCCGTTGGAAAACCGCTGCGCACTCGGACAGCCAAGCGCTTGCATCGGCGAGACGCTGATAGGGCAGGAAGCCACCCATTGCAACGGCACGACCGAGATTCGTATCGGCCCGGTTCGCGCGCGCAGTTTCGAGAAGCTGCTGCCCGGCGGCGAGGACTACGCCATGCTGGGCCGCGACATTTCGCTGTACCTGCACGACCCGATCCACTGCGAGTTGGCGGTACTGCTTGACCCTGCGGAGTGCGAACCGGCCACGCTGGGCGGGCGACGTTGGGGACGTCTGGGGCTCGATACCTGGCTGTCAGGGCAGATGCAGGACGAGGGCGAATTCATCGCCAGGTTCGCCCTGCCGCTGGGCGAAAGCGAACCATGCACGGCACTTGGAGACATCCATGTTGCAAGTTGA
- the tssF gene encoding type VI secretion system baseplate subunit TssF, producing the protein MFNAYYERELTHLRSLAAEFAARNPALAPLLSGGVAPDPDVERLLEGTAFLTGMVHQRLDDEFPEFIQELAHLLFPQYLRPMPCMSVLKFTPKVPLAETVQIPAGVEVASVPIDDVRAIFRTVFPVSVEPVTLHSVRWDRDDVARQSLLLELSFDGDDVSAWRADRLRFYLADGFSEATRLLLLLSRHVREIRVGAPDGPVTVLPPSAVELAGLRPDLPLLPNEDNVQPAYNLLREYFAFHDKFLFVDVRGLDRWRERGRSGRFTLRFMFDSLPAWTPEVHLASLALNATPVVNMFEDDAHPISLDHRQAEYPIRLSRQPGRQGEQIYRVKSVTAHAAHTGEVPYQPFGAFEADRRLYHVRIAPSVLGEGYDHYVGIPYARGEVPDVTPQTLSLRLTCTQGKLPEGLRLGDISQNADTTPARMSFGNIRGVTSYRQPLMGERLLWRMLSLLSANHARLANRDQLCSLLTLHLPEGCPTQGDQALVQRINAIEKFESHHERRFLRGSAVEGNHLELTCRGDQFVNLGDLFLFGAVLDEFFAGITSLNTFSALTLRDSVSGEILQWPPKIGRQRLL; encoded by the coding sequence ATGTTTAACGCCTACTATGAGCGGGAGCTGACTCATTTGCGCAGCCTGGCCGCCGAGTTTGCCGCGCGCAACCCGGCGCTGGCGCCGCTTCTGAGCGGCGGCGTGGCGCCCGACCCGGACGTCGAGCGTCTGCTCGAAGGGACGGCATTTCTGACGGGGATGGTGCACCAACGGCTCGACGATGAATTCCCGGAGTTCATCCAGGAGCTGGCCCATCTGCTGTTCCCGCAATATCTTCGGCCGATGCCCTGCATGTCGGTGCTGAAGTTCACGCCTAAAGTCCCCCTCGCCGAGACGGTCCAGATCCCGGCCGGCGTGGAGGTGGCCTCGGTGCCGATCGACGACGTGCGCGCCATTTTTCGCACGGTTTTTCCGGTGTCGGTCGAACCGGTCACACTGCACTCGGTTCGCTGGGACCGCGACGACGTCGCTCGACAATCTCTGCTGCTGGAGCTGTCCTTCGATGGCGATGACGTGAGCGCCTGGCGGGCCGATCGCCTGCGTTTTTACCTCGCGGACGGATTTTCCGAAGCCACACGCCTGCTGCTGCTGCTCTCTCGCCACGTGCGTGAGATCCGGGTCGGGGCCCCCGACGGGCCGGTCACCGTGCTGCCACCGTCTGCCGTCGAACTGGCGGGACTCCGTCCCGACCTGCCGCTGTTGCCGAACGAGGACAATGTGCAGCCCGCGTATAACCTGCTGCGCGAGTACTTCGCTTTTCACGACAAATTCCTTTTCGTCGACGTGCGCGGCCTGGATCGCTGGCGTGAGCGAGGCCGCTCGGGGCGCTTCACCCTGCGTTTCATGTTCGACTCGCTACCGGCCTGGACGCCGGAAGTGCACCTCGCCAGCCTGGCACTCAATGCCACCCCGGTCGTCAATATGTTCGAAGACGATGCGCATCCGATTTCGCTGGACCACCGCCAAGCCGAGTACCCCATCCGGCTTTCACGGCAGCCAGGGCGACAGGGCGAGCAGATCTATCGCGTCAAATCGGTCACGGCGCATGCCGCCCACACGGGTGAGGTGCCTTATCAGCCATTCGGTGCGTTCGAGGCGGACCGGCGCCTCTACCACGTCCGCATCGCGCCCTCGGTGCTGGGCGAAGGCTATGACCATTACGTCGGGATTCCGTATGCGCGCGGCGAGGTGCCGGACGTCACGCCGCAGACCTTGTCGTTGCGACTGACATGCACCCAGGGGAAATTGCCCGAAGGTCTGCGTCTGGGGGATATCTCGCAAAACGCCGACACGACGCCGGCACGCATGTCGTTCGGCAACATCCGGGGGGTCACGTCGTATCGGCAGCCCCTGATGGGCGAGCGCCTGCTGTGGCGGATGTTGTCGCTCCTGAGCGCGAACCACGCGCGTCTCGCGAATCGTGATCAATTGTGCAGCCTGCTCACACTGCATCTGCCGGAGGGGTGTCCCACCCAGGGCGACCAGGCGCTGGTCCAGCGCATCAACGCCATTGAGAAGTTCGAGTCGCATCACGAGCGGCGTTTTTTGCGCGGCTCGGCCGTGGAAGGCAATCACCTCGAACTCACCTGCCGTGGCGATCAATTCGTCAATCTCGGCGACCTGTTTCTGTTCGGCGCCGTACTCGACGAGTTCTTCGCGGGCATCACGAGCCTGAATACATTCTCGGCGCTGACGTTGCGCGATTCCGTTTCTGGGGAGATTCTGCAATGGCCACCGAAGATCGGCCGGCAACGCCTGCTCTAA
- the tssE gene encoding type VI secretion system baseplate subunit TssE, with the protein MKERRLLERIAAYEVEGERSHVTRVDVLIESILAHLTRILNTRQGSAPIDPEFGVPDFTNLAGTATAGTTQQIATDIARVLQRYEPRLKGPRVEQIESQDVLSLSYVIEGSLGVDGRDVPIRLTTRLSSDGHASVLCT; encoded by the coding sequence ATGAAGGAACGCCGATTGTTGGAGCGGATAGCGGCATATGAAGTGGAGGGCGAACGTTCGCACGTGACCCGCGTCGATGTTCTGATCGAATCGATACTTGCGCACTTGACGCGCATTTTGAACACCCGCCAGGGCAGCGCACCGATCGATCCGGAATTCGGCGTTCCCGACTTCACCAATCTCGCCGGTACGGCCACGGCGGGCACCACGCAACAGATCGCCACCGACATTGCCCGCGTGTTGCAGCGCTATGAACCACGACTGAAGGGCCCGCGTGTCGAGCAGATCGAATCGCAGGACGTGTTGTCGCTGTCGTACGTCATCGAGGGAAGCCTCGGCGTCGATGGCCGGGACGTCCCTATCCGGCTGACCACGCGCTTGTCGTCGGACGGCCACGCCTCGGTACTTTGCACATGA